One window of the Cryptococcus gattii WM276 chromosome E, complete sequence genome contains the following:
- a CDS encoding uncharacterized protein (Similar to TIGR gene model, INSD accession AAW43671.1) has protein sequence MLFDLTLFFASLSALPSILAATTCNGHSELCSRLYSNVTFIGAHDSYAVGSSMADDQDKDVTSQLNDGIRTLQIQAHNSSDGIHLCHSSCSLLDGGLMSDYLTTVASWVNDNPNDVITILIVNSDNLPPTSFSSVFESAGLASKVYTPSSQPTQLSDWPTLSDMIDAGTTVVAFMDYEADTSSVGYLLNEFAAMWEDPYDVTDQEFGCAVNRSSGDTGAQPFLINHFLDKVSRDCKTTPYNLILTFHQSYSFASTQFFIPNKDKLNETNAETGTGSIGYHVDNCRQLWGRNPNHILLDFYDSNGNSPFNVAASLNGVSAPTNVVAAGSATATSSGSAAAVSTKSLSGSGLSVEGVAKSITLGLGVMLGVGMGVGRVLL, from the exons ATGCTTTTCGACCTCACTCTTTTCTTCGCCTCGCTTTCCGCCCTCCCGTCCATCCTTGCCGCCACAACTTGTAACGGCCATTCTGAGCTCTGCTCTAGGCTTTACTCTAATGTTACATTCATCGGAGCGCACGATTCATACGCCGTGGGTAGCAGCATGGCAGATGATCAGGATAAAGATGTCACGTCGCAGCTG AATGATGGTATCAGGACATTGCAGATCCAAGC GCATAATTCGTCTGATGGTATTCACTTGTGCCATTCTTCTTGT TCATTGCTTGATGGCGGCTTGATGTCTGACTATCTCACCACCGTTGCCTCATGGGTCAACGACAACCCGAATGACG TGATCACCATTCTCATTGTCAACAGCGACAACCTACCTCCCACCTCGTTTTCGTCTGTCTTTGAGTCCGCCGGTTTGGCCAGCAAGGTCTATACCCCTTCCAGTCAACCTACTCAACTCTCTGACTGGCCTACTTTATCCGACATGATTGACGCTGGCACGACAGTTGTTGCCTTTATGGATTATGAGGCCGACACCAGCAGCGTGGGGTACTTGCTCAATGAATTTGCTGCCATGTGGGAAGACCCATATG ATGTTACGGACCAGGAGTTTGGATGTGCTGTTAATCGCTCTAGCGGTGATACCGGCGCTCAACCTTTCCTCATCAATCACTTCCTTGACAAGGTGAGCCGAGATTGCAAAACCACGCCATATAATCTCATATTGACATTTCACCAGAGTTATTCTTTCGCCTCCACCCAATTCTTTATCCCAAACAAAGACAAGCTCAACGAGACCAATGCCGAGACTGGGACTGGCTCCATCGGTTACCACGTGGACAACTGTCGACAGCTTTGGGGCCGAAACCCCAACCACATCCTTCTCGACTTTTACGACTCTAACGGCAACTCGCCGTTCAACGTCGCTGCGTCTCTGAACGGAGTCTCAGCTCCTACAAACGTCGTCGCTGCTGGTTCAGCGACGGCTACCAGCAGCGGAAGCGCTGCTGCTGTGTCTACCAAGTCGCTGAGCGGCTCTGGTTTGAGTGTGGAAGGCGTCGCAAAGAGTATCACTTTGGGTTTGGGTGTCATGCTCGGCGTTGGCATGGGTGTCGGTAGAGTTTTATTGTAG
- a CDS encoding Lipase 2, putative (Similar to TIGR gene model, INSD accession AAW43672.1): MGTTLSPFRYVQLARYVVSRWIDSIPTIKGKGKAHLDNLHARAGNYLLKSEAAPHAPPPAEAPQAEAGPSRLAGARENQPHQHGHHEYQQKEHHRHYRHPPRFPKLAPDPKWPPGPKEIYNLMNDERLFVPGAVKPPREVVVLCHGLYGFSTATPIPLFPSLKLHYWASVLEVLRDKMGVKVVVVGVKGTGSIKERAEQMHEFLKKTLPRGTGVNFVAHSMGGLDCRHLISTIKPTSYTPLSLTTIGTPHRGSPFMDWCAANIGVGSAAAVAASLTAEKLKALPYSLKSPLLARSPPTQTKPDTITSIAAGLTSYLLSIFDSPAYSNLTTTYLRDHFNPSTPDDPSVKYTSVAGRISKMSVLHPLWFPKLVLDAAAENGYAEDTSNMVYGPEGKPRYEGNDGLVSVSSAKWGDYLGAVDECHHWDLRGEGGLFPSNVSSIFLQDDKKKGEGKHGGGWELDKESAPGTGGVHEHLGLASKEKDMMEMTNIKDSGTGASSKSEKPSSTSSSSWDIAQVGQVVDWVTDFLPGGKTTEAGKRQLEEAKMEKEGKVELEKEKEREKKRKDKFDLERFYGGLMIKLRDDGF; encoded by the exons ATGGGCACAACCCTTTCCCCCTTCAGATATGTCCAGCTAGCACGCTACGTCGTCAGTCGCTGGATAGATAGCATCCCTACTATCAAGGGAAAGGGCAAAGCACACCTCGATAACCTCCACGCACGTGCTGGAAACTACTTGCTCAAGTCTGAAGCCGCTCCCCATGCACCACCTCCAGCGGAAGCCCCCCAGGCTGAAGCTGGCCCTTCACGATTGGCTGGGGCTCGTGAAAACCAGCCACATCAGCACGGCCATCATGAATATCAGCAGAAGGAGCACCATCGACACTACAGACATCCGCCCCGATTTCCCAAACTCGCCCCCGATCCCAAATGGCCGCCCGGTCCAAAAGAGATTTACAATCTGATGAATGACGAGAGGCTTTTTGTGCCAGGAGCTGTAAAACCGCCAAGGGAGGTTGTCGTTCTGTGCCATG GTCTGTATGGATTTTCGACGGCGACACCGATACCACTGTTTCCTTCACTCAAATTGCATTACTGGGCGAGCGTGTTGGAAGTCTTGAGAGATAAAATGGGCGTCAAGGTTGTGGTTGTTGGTGTCAAGGG CACCGGCTCGATTAAAGAGCGTGCAGAGCAAATGCACGAGTTTTTGAAAAAGACTCTTCCTCGCGGCACAGGTGTCAACTTTGTGGCGCATTCCATGGGTGGCCTTGACTGCCGGCATCTGATATCAACTATCAAGCCAACGTCTTATACTCCCTTATCGCTCACCACTATCGGCACACCCCACCGTGGATCCCCCTTCATGGATTGGTGCGCTGCCAATATTGGTGTCGGGTCGGCTGCTGCTGTAGCTGCTTCACTCACTGCGGAAAAGCTCAAAGCTCTTCCCTATTCTCTCAAATCTCCGCTTCTTGCTCGCTCACCGCCTACACAAACGAAGCCAGATACCATCACGTCCATCGCCGCGGGACTTACTTCGTACCTCTTGTCCATTTTCGACTCCCCTGCCTACTCCAACCTCACAACCACATATCTTCGTGATCACTTTAACCCGTCCACACCAGACGATCCTTCTGTCAAATACACGTCCGTAGCCGGGCGAATCTCCAAGATGTCTGTCTTACATCCATTATGGTTCCCCAAGCTTGTGCTCGATGCTGCTGCCGAGAACGGCTACGCCGAAGACACGTCCAACATGGTCTATGGGCCGGAGGGGAAGCCGAGGTATGAGGGTAACGATGGTCTTGTAAGCGTGTCCAGCGCTAAATGGGGTGATTATCTTGGCGCTGTAGATGAGTGTCATCACTGGGACCTTCGAGGAGAGGGCGGCCTGTTCCCCAGTAACGTCTCGTCCATCTTTCTTCAAGATGAcaaaaagaagggagagggcaagcatggaggaggatgggaATTGGACAAGGAGAGTGCCCCGGGTACGGGCGGGGTCCATGAGCATCTTGGCCTAGCCTCGAAGGAGAAGGACATGATGGAGATGACAAATATCAAGGATTCTGGAACGGGGGCTTCTTCAAAGTCAGAAAAGCCTTCAAGCACCAGTTCGTCTAGCTGGGATATCGCTCAAGTCGGACAAGTTGTCGACTGGGTCACAGATTTCCTTCCTGGAGGCAAGACGACCGAAGCCGGGAAAAGGCAGCTGGAGGAAGCTaagatggagaaggagggcAAAGTAGAActggaaaaggaaaaagagagagagaagaagaggaaggacAAGTTTGACTTGGAGCGGTTTTATGGTGGTTTAATGATAAAGTTGAGGGATGATGGGTTCTGA
- a CDS encoding Hypothetical protein (Similar to TIGR gene model, INSD accession AAW43673.1; CNE02720), whose amino-acid sequence MSSNTPVSSSADSSSLRARRPITLDPQTPTSSLHSFPSLNSTVIGTSNSPPSDGAELSVPPRSATTNGGPPSAASSNVFFPGGLPLPAVKGVISGIESPRHGRGSPSIGNRRDIPGSPITPTTSITVPAKTESAQTTPTGGVAVQQEEEYKPRVVFRSDPTVKSCLLGLKMEKKDEIARLFGVV is encoded by the exons ATGTCTTCCAATACACCAGTCTCCTCCTCAGCGGACTCTTCGTCTCTTCGCGCTCGCAGGCCCATCACTCTTGACCCTCAAACACCAACTTCCTCTCTCCATTCTTTCCCCTCTCTCAACTCCACCGTCATCGGAACAAGCAACAGTCCTCCCTCTGACGGCGCCGAGCTTAGTGTTCCACCTCGATCCGCTACCACGAACGGCGGGCCACCTTCTGCTGCAAGCTCCAATGTGTTCTTTCCAGGAGGGTTACCACTGCCCGCAGTGAAGGGAGTGATTAGTGGGATTGAATCACCTAGACATGGGAGAGGATCTCCCTCTATTGGAAAC AGACGAGATATTCCCGGCTCGCCGATAACACCTACCACATCCATCACAGTACCAGCTAAGACTGAGTCCGCACAAACAACACCGACAGGCGGAGTTGCCGTTCagcaggaagaagagtacAAGCCAAGAGTCGTTTTCAGAAGTGACCCTACGGTGAAGAGCTGCCTGTTGGGAttgaagatggagaagaaggatgagatTGCGAGATTGTTTGGCGTTGTTTAA